The genomic region TTCTGCGGGCTGGTGCGCTGGAACTTCGCCTCTGCGCGGAACTCTCGGATTTTCTCTGCTACTGCCTTAGCCATGATCTTCTTCCTTGAAGGACAAACAAAAACTCTGCCCGATTTTCTTATTTGGGCTTTGCGGAGGACTCAGTGGCGCGCCCGGAGTGGCCCTTGAAGGTGCGGGTGGCCGAAAACTCGCCGAGCTTATGGCCAACCATATTCTCCGTCACGTAGACCGGAATGAACTTGCGGCCGTTGTGAACTGCGATGGTGTGACCGACGAAGTCCGGGTGGATCGTGGACCGGCGGGACCAGGTGCGGAGGACCTTCTTGTCGTTGGTCTGGTTCATGACGTTGATCTTGTTCATCAGATGATCGTCAATGAAGGGACCTTTTTTGGCTGAACGTGACATTTGCTAAGCTCCGAATTTCTTGTTGCGATGCTGGATACGACGAATCTCTTACGTGCGAGACTTGGTGTTGCCCTTACTACGAGAGAACTACTTGGTACGGCGGTTGACGATAAATACATCGGTCCGCTTGTTGTTACGGGTCTTGTATCCGCGTGTCGGCTGGCCCCACGGAGTGACCGGATGACGTCCGCCCGATGTCTTACCTTCACCACCACCGTGTGGGTGGTCGACAGGGTTCATCGAGACGCCGCGGTTGGAAGGACGAATTCCCTTCCAGCGGTTGCGTCCGGCCTTACCGATGGTGACGTTCTCGTGGTCGGTATTGCCAACCTGGCCAATCGTCGCCATGCACTCAACCAAAACCTTGCGGGTCTCGCCAGAGGGCAGCTTCAGAAGGGCGTAGTCGCCTTCCTTCGCGATCAGGTTGACCTGTGCGCCGGCCGAACGTGCCATCTGCGCGCCCTTACCAGGACGAAGCTCGATGTTGTGCACGATCGTACCGATC from Granulicella sp. L56 harbors:
- the rpsS gene encoding 30S ribosomal protein S19 → MSRSAKKGPFIDDHLMNKINVMNQTNDKKVLRTWSRRSTIHPDFVGHTIAVHNGRKFIPVYVTENMVGHKLGEFSATRTFKGHSGRATESSAKPK
- the rplB gene encoding 50S ribosomal protein L2 codes for the protein MPIKSFRPITPSLRFATKLVNDDLTTDKPHKPLLAVKQRTGGRNNAGGLTMRHHGGGHKQKLRLIDFKREKYGIPGTVATIEYDPNRSSRIALISYADGEKRYIIQPVGLKVGQSIMSGPEADILVGNALPLKNIPIGTIVHNIELRPGKGAQMARSAGAQVNLIAKEGDYALLKLPSGETRKVLVECMATIGQVGNTDHENVTIGKAGRNRWKGIRPSNRGVSMNPVDHPHGGGEGKTSGGRHPVTPWGQPTRGYKTRNNKRTDVFIVNRRTK